CCCGTCGGGACTGGCATATCCCACAACAATTTTATCCGCCAATTCTATGATCAGTTTGTTACGTACCATGGAGGTGAAACGGTCAACCTTTGTAACGCCTTCGTCAAAGGGACTGATGACAAGCAGGTTCCCCTTGTCCAGCCTGGCTCTGATTTCCGGAGTCCAGCGCTTGTAGAAGCCGCGCGCCAGAACAATGATCAACGGTTGATTTCCCTTCAAAAGAAAGTGGAGGACATCCCTTTCCAGCTTACTGTGAAACCCTCCGATTACACAAGTTCCACTT
The Candidatus Cloacimonadota bacterium genome window above contains:
- a CDS encoding DNA-binding protein, yielding MSSTAFLCSRKVSAASVLKSYDWALEQVKSGTCVIGGFHSKLERDVLHFLLKGNQPLIIVLARGFYKRWTPEIRARLDKGNLLVISPFDEGVTKVDRFTSMVRNKLIIELADKIVVGYASPDGVISRLLKDLNKPLEFLDR